A DNA window from Aspergillus nidulans FGSC A4 chromosome V contains the following coding sequences:
- a CDS encoding uncharacterized protein (transcript_id=CADANIAT00002767): protein MATLQDSPIIAELSSQCWSRFSCTRSKFTLSGAPLPEGFEAHDFLDLFARFRMWAANLGALQREKSSLDHRLRNSELRMEVLRLLTELLAALTDLYPLVAGEKVQETWYYEDDDNPGEDFESDSSGSEPESASQSRTRKSEQPRILVTESAQLVLIIQDTVASLLKLSIVIHRSTRRAKFARSSKEKQYDTSFDIAHVEAVFPYAAQNRPLIERLGRANAQRRQWLAYRKRHHQRLATAAAAEPGGGILRDQHELAQTEVDSSVPGFSIPISSHRPTPSAPGDWEETEATTFYQESHATRGEDRGRDEGSETSYSASSSSELDNEHMLLPRPPAGSADGNPFECPFCFTIITIESLRSWVKHVHSDLASYVCTFPNCPEPLFESRHQWFNHEMEVHRRQWLCPLCDDTSLPTLRDFEGHANEFHSSCVGKEALVALANQPLQRISAAACPLCNYQTKLNVKLRAQREVLLQPNKLRNHIARHMEHLALFALPKDYPRLYDEPRIEEDDDEVEPPDAGGIEGKGDEKAQKLLEAATIDSMGKALAALSLEEEASPPHILDSAPALALGWQPPHDFTPAAADFDSEDPDLVPRREESMFGGDLFTPGWVRGYGGAKEGYCGRCDVGHWVNIPDGTYEIHLTYMHGLASNGLPLPRPSTVRKVVGMPGSWEAFCDSCQAWRLLRKSRRGWNWFRHCLTEHDTTATGHTIQRADTPFQRARRGIQKGDASYLLETLEQHPTIVRQISDGANKTLLHYAAESGHVDALNMLLTAIDRLASTQEVIDIRSALGATALMLAVGQGSQDIVEILVERKANVNLVDNDYRTALDIAAHAGYDGIAHYLIQHGADMRKARDFQEIYSKYQERQQAAASRKQDLPDDQTQKETAGARSTPFPSSVKKSQPPNTATWNHLMSAVFANDLAGVKQTLHNGTDIESQAHDGRTPLMLAASRSNQAIITHLLEMGANIDAVDNKGWTTLMHAVTDNNQPIVDLLLSRGADANHVSPDHWAALAEAAQHGQTEIMASLLRCGADPESRSSHDWTPLMHCCYKGDEMGVRLLLGYGADVVVGSQHDETPLLLAAAAGHVEIVRILLVDARAPAEGEWARKIIEREGEDRDLRDPGAGAGAGAEVERAYPLGWTPLMVACQGGHAEVVKLLVMAGANLELRSPMEKTALEIAREHGWVDIVGILEGHGGGAGVARA, encoded by the exons ATGGCGACTCTACAGGATTCCCCAATCATAGCAGAGCTCTCCTCGCAATGCTGGAGCAGGTTCTCATGCACCCGGAGCAAGTTCACTCTCTCGGGGGCGCCTCTCCCAGAAGGCTTCGAGGCTCATGACTTCCTCGATCTGTTCGCACGATTTCGCATGTGGGCGGCCAATTTGGGCGCACTGCAGCGAGAGAAGTCGTCTCTGGACCACCGCCTGCGGAACAGCGAGCTGCGTATGGAGGTTTTGAGGCTTCTCACCGAGCTTCTCGCCGCGTTGACGGACC TGTACCCGCTCGTCGCCGGAGAAAAAGTGCAAGAAACATGGTACTACGAAGACGACGATAATCCTGGGGAAGACTTCGAAAGCGACAGCTCGGGATCTGAACCCGAGTCCGCATCACAGAGCAGAACACGAAAGAGCGAACAGCCTCGCATCCTAGTAACAGAGTCTGCCCAGCTTGTTCTGATTATCCAAGACACCGTCGCGAGTCTCCTGAAGCTATCTATCGTGATCCACCGATCCACGCGGCGGGCCAAATTCGCACGATCCTCAAAGGAAAAACAGTACGATACGAGTTTCGACATTGCACATGTGGAAGCCGTGTTCCCGTACGCAGCCCAGAACAGACCCCTGATTGAGCGGCTGGGCAGAGCGAACGCCCAGAGGCGACAGTGGCTTGCGTATCGAAAGCGACATCATCAGCGCCttgccactgctgctgctgccgagCCCGGCGGCGGGATATTGAGGGATCAACACGAACTAGCACAGACCGAGGTTGATTCTAGCGTGCCTGGCTTCTCTATCCCTATCTCCTCTCACCGTCCCACACCATCTGCACCAGGGGACTGGGAAGAGACCGAGGCAACGACTTTCTACCAGGAATCGCATGCCACCCGTGGTGAAGATCGTGGCCGAGATGAGGGATCCGAAACATCCTATTCAgcgtcatcctcgtcggaaCTAGACAACGAGCACATGTTGCTGCCCCGGCCACCAGCGGGTTCAGCGGACGGCAATCCCTTCGAGTGCCCGTTCTGTTTCACAATCATCACTATCGAGAGTCTCAGGTCATGGGT GAAACACGTCCATTCGGACCTCGCATCGTACGTATGCACATTCCCTAACTGCCCCGAGCCGCTGTTCGAGTCTCGGCACCAGTGGTTCAACCACGAGATGGAAGTCCACCGACGGCAATGGCTCTGCCCCCTATGCGACGATACTTCCCTGCCGACGTTGCGGGATTTTGAAGGGCACGCCAACGAATTCCATAGCAGCTGTGTCGGAAAAGAGGCACTGGTGGCGCTCGCAAACCAGCCACTGCAGCGGATCTCGGCCGCTGCATGTCCCCTGTGCAACTACCAGACAAAGTTGAACGTCAAACTACGAGCCCAGAGGGAagtcctcctccagccgaACAAGTTGAGAAACCATATCGCGCGACACATGGAGCACCTCGCGCTGTTTGCTTTACCTAAGGACTATCCTCGGCTATACGATGAGCCTCGgatcgaagaagacgacgacgaggtCGAGCCCCCCGATGCAGGTGGCATAGAAGGCAAGGGCGACGAAAAGGCTCAAAAACTGTTAGAAGCGGCGACGATCGACTCGATGGGGAAGGCCCTCGCGGCGCTTTcgctggaagaggaggcctCACCACCCCACATCCTGGACTCTGCGCCGGCTCTAGCACTGGGCTGGCAACCTCCGCACGACTTTACCCCAGCGGCGGCGGACTTTGACAGTGAAGATCCGGACCTTGTGCCCCGGCGTGAAGAGTCGATGTTCGGGGGAGACCTTTTTACGCCCGGCTGGGTACGTGGCTACGGGGGCGCGAAGGAGGGCTACTGCGGCCGTTGCGATGTCGGCCACTGGGTCAATATCCCGGACGGAACGTATGAGATCCATTTAACGTACATGCATGGGCTAGCGTCCAATGGCCTGCCATTGCCGCGGCCGTCGACGGTGCGGAAGGTGGTTGGCATGCCAGGCTCATGGGAGGCCTTCTGCGACTCGTGCCAGGCATGGAGGCTGTTACGCAAGTCGAGGCGGGGCTGGAACTGGTTTAGGCATTGCTTAACG GAACATGATACCACAGCCACAGGGCATACAATTCAACGCGCCGATACGCCATTTCAGAGGGCTCGAAGGGGTATACAGAAAGGCGACGCCAGCTACCTGCTGGAGACCCTTGAGCAGCATCCAACGATAGTCCGGCAAATTTCCGACGGCGCCAACAAGACGCTTCTCCACTACGCCGCAGAGTCCGGACATGTCGACGCCCTTAACATGCTGTTAACAGCCATCGACAGGTTGGCGTCCACACAGGAGGTCATTGATATCCGCTCTGCACTGGGCGCAACCGCGTTGATGCTGGCAGTCGGCCAGGGGAGCCAGGATATAGTGGAGATTCTCGTGGAGCGGAAAGCCAACGTCAATCTAGTTGACAATGACTACAGAACCGCTCTTGACATAGCCGCTCATGCCGGGTATGACGGCATTGCGCACTACCTCATCCAGCACGGAGCCGACATGCGCAAAGCGAGAGACTTCCAGGAGATATATTCCAAGTATCAGGAACGGCAGCAGGCCGCCGCGTCCAGGAAACAGGACCTTCCAGACGACCAGACGCAAAAGGAGACCGCAGGAGCACGATCCACTCcgtttccttcctccgtGAAGAAATCCCAGCCCCCGAACACAGCCACCTGGAACCACCTAATGTCCGCAGTCTTCGCCAACGATCTCGCGGGCGTAAAGCAAACCCTCCACAACGGCACCGACATCGAAAGCCAAGCACACGACGGGCGCACTCCGCTCATGCTCGCCGCCTCGCGGTCAAACCAAGCCATCATAACCCATTTGCTCGAAATGGGCGCCAACATCGACGCCGTCGACAACAAAGGCTGGACCACGCTCATGCACGCCGTGACGGACAACAACCAGCCAATCGTGGATCTCCTGCTCTCGCGCGGGGCAGACGCCAACCATGTCTCGCCGGACCACTGGGCCGCCCTCGCTGAGGCGGCCCAGCACGGCCAGACGGAGATCATGGCGTCGCTTTTGCGCTGCGGCGCGGACCCGGAGTCGCGGTCATCCCATGATTGGACGCCGCTTATGCATTGCTGCTATAAGGGCGATGAGATGGGCGTGAGGCTCCTGCTGGGCTATGGCGCTGATGTCGTGGTTGGGTCGCAGCATGATGAGACGCCGCTGTTacttgcggctgcggcggggCATGTGGAGATTGTGCGGATTCTGCTGGTTGATGCGAGGGCGCCTGCGGAGGGGGAATGGGCGCGGAAGATTATAGAGCGTGAAGGGGAGGACCGAGACCTGCGGGAtcctggtgctggtgctggtgccggTGCCGAGGTTGAGAGGGCGTATCCACTCGGGTGGACGCCGTTGATGGTGGCCTGTCAAGGCGGGCATGCTGAGGTTGTGAAACTGCTCGTTATGGCTGGGGCGAATTTGGAGCTGCGCAGTCCGATGGAGAAAACGGCACTGGAGATTGCTAGGGAGCATGGTTGGGTGGATATTGTTGGCATTCTAGAGGGAcatggtggtggtgctggtgtgGCTCGCGCTTAG
- a CDS encoding uncharacterized protein (transcript_id=CADANIAT00002766), with the protein MNFKYLFGYSGQASGNASWEAKASAKRADTLAKIPAEWLLPKEDLDKAANERNLTGPFINQYLSPDDIAIVEQGSVPLVEKMSAGKLSAVQVTRAFCKTAAIAHQIVGISLCTPAQLEGLFSQSQSSHHAYDDRTTACTSLKDQFHVKGNATSMGYIGWIDTYEGNPDPNLVFNVNSQVVTELLALGAVLYCKFGETVNNIIGRTLNPINQNLSCGGSSGGEGALSALHGSSVGLGTDIGGSVRIPAGFCGIFSLKPTHNRLSYRDVANVIPGQTTYASSVGVLGNTIEAIHLVLSSLISTEPWLRDPNVASLPWRQNIADETLSRAGKGGQCTSAGDKQPLKLGVLWTDGVVTPHPPVARGLRLTVDAVKKAGHRVSFLKADGGHDINRQLDLSGEPLIPQLRDSFTLRDPMSLLKYQALTIEGRDYEAAYSDYWNETANAEDGRLPTRRPLPPVFLALNPPSGMRATVVIPVTRADKNQDLADPDYAPLNELDAKNWEAYDADIYDGAPVGVQIVARKYEEEKIWAIGKLVYDCLLQQEAQ; encoded by the exons ATGAATTTCAAATATCTCTTTGGATATTCAGGCCAGGCCTCTGGAAACGCCTCGTGGGAAGCTAAAGCCAGCGCCAAACGAGCAGACACCCTCGCCAAGATTCCCGCAGAATGGCTTTTGCCCAAGGAGGATCTCGACAAGGCTGCGAATGAGCGGAATCTTACGGGGCCGTTTATCAACCAATATCTTTCCCCCGATGACATCGCCATCGTGGAACAGGGCAGTGTGCCTCTAGTTGAGAAAATGAGCGCGGGAAAACTCAGTGCGGTCCAGGTTACTCGGGCTTTCTGCAAGACAGCAGCAATTGCACATCAGATTGTGGGCATTTCTCTCTGTACCCCGGCCCAGCTCGAGGGGCTTTTCTCCCAGAGCCAGTCTTCTCATCATGCTTACGATGATAGAACAACTGCTTGCACGAG CTTAAAAGATCAGTTTCACGTAAAAGGCAATGCGACAAGCATGGGCTATATTGGCTGGATTGACACCTACGAGGGCAACCCGGACCCAAACCTCGTCTTCAACGTAAACAGCCAGGTTGTGACGGAACTTCTCGCTCTTGGTGCTGTCCTCTATTGCAAg TTCGGCGAAACTGTGAACAACATAATCGGCCGCACGTTGAACCCCATCAACCAGAATCTCTCATGTGGAGGCTCATCTGGAG GCGAAGGGGCGTTATCAGCCTTGCACGGTAGCTCTGTCGGCCTAGGCACAGACATAG GTGGTTCTGTGCGCATTCCGGCCGGTTTCTGTGGGATATTCTCGCTCAAACCAACCCACAACCGCCTTTCCTACCGGGACGTGGCCAACGTT ATTCCCGGGCAAACGACCTATGCGTCTTCTGTCGGGGTACTGGGTAACACGATTGAAGCCATACATCTAGTCCTCAGCTCGCTCATCTCGACTGAGCCCTGGCTCCGAGACCCGAATGTTGCCTCTCTCCCGTGGCGCCAGAACATAGCAGATGAGACCCTCTCCCGAGCAGGCAAAGGAGGCCAATGCACTTCTGCTGGAGACAAGCAACCTCTAAAACTTGGGGTTCTCTGGACAGATGGAGTCGTGACCCCTCACCCGCCTGTGGCACGAGGCCTGCGTTTGACTGTCGACGCGGTGAAAAAAGCGGGCCACAGG GTCTCCTTTCTGAAAGCCGATGGCGGCCACGACATCAACCGCCAGCTCGATCTATCCGGGGAGCCATTGATCCCCCAACTCAGGGATTCATTCACTCTTCGAGATCCAATGTCTCTCCTCAAATACCAGGCCCTCACAATCGAGGGACGGGATTACGAAGCGGCTTATTCGGATTATTGGAACGAGACGGCCAATGCCGAAGACG GTAGACTACCCACTAGACGTCCCCTTCCTCCCGTCTTCCTTGCCTTGAACCCCCCAAGCGGGATGCGCGC CACTGTTGTCATACCCGTCACGAGAGCAGACAAGAACCAGGATCTAGCGGACCCGGACTATGCGCCGTTGAATGAACTTGACGCGAAGAATTGGGAGGCTT ATGATGCGGATATCTACGATGGCGCCCCTGTCGGTGTGCAGATTGTCGCGAGAAAgtacgaagaggagaagatctGGGCGATTGGGAAGCTGGTTTACGActgccttcttcaacaggagGCTCAGTGA